The Diaminobutyricimonas aerilata nucleotide sequence AGGCCGTCGCCCGCACGGTCGCGGAGCTCGGCAGCACCCCGCTGATCGGATTCGCGGGTGCCCCGTTCACCCTCGCGAGCTACCTCGTCGAGGGCGGCCCGTCGAAGGACCAGCTGCGGGCGCGCTCGCTCATGTACTCCGACCCGCACTCCTGGGCGACGCTGCTCAACTGGTGCGCCGACCTCGCCGGGGCGTTCCTGCGGGCGCAGGTCGACGCCGGGGCGAGCGCCGTGCAGCTGTTCGACTCCTGGGTCGGCGCGCTCTCGGCCCGCGACTACGTGCGCCGGGTCGCCCCGCATTCCAAGCGCGCGTTCGACGCCTTGCGCGGTTACGACGTGCCGCGCGTGCACTTCGGGGTCGGCGGCGGCGAGCTGCTCGCCGCGATGCGCGACGTCGGAGCCGACACGGTCGGCGTCGACTGGCGCATCCCGCTCGACGAGGCGAATCGCCGCCTCGGCGGCACGACGCCGCTGCAGGGCAACATCGACCCGGCCCTGCTGACCGTGCCGTGGCCCACCCTCGAGTCCCACGTGCGCGACGTCGTCGACCGCGGTCGCGACGCGCCCGCCCACGTCGTCAACCTCGGCCACGGCGTTCCGCCGGAGACCGACCCCGACGTGCTCACCCGCATCGTGCAGCTGGTCCACTCCCTCTGAACGCATCCCGACCATGAGCGACGAAGCATCAGCGGCCGAGCGTCCCGCGAACGTCATCGTGGTCGGCGGCGGTGTCGCCGGGCTCGTCGCCGCCCGCGATCTCGCGCGCGCCGGCGTGCGGGTGACCGTGCTCGAGTCGTCGGAGCGCTTCGGCGGTCAACTGCAGCGCCACACGGTGGGCGGCATCGAGCTCGACGCGGGTGCCGAGGCGTTCGCGACCCGCGGCGGCACGGTGCAGGCGCTCGCCGAGGAGCTCGGGCTCGCGGATGCGGTGGTCGCCCCGAGCGACGCGGGAGCCTGGCTGCAGCGCTCGAGCGGTGACGCGGTGCCGCTGCCCGCCACGAGCATCCTCGGCATCCCGGGCACGCCGCTCGCCTCCGACGTCATCCGGGTGATCGGCTGGTGGTCGGCGCTGCGCGCGTTCGCGGATGCGCTGCTGCCGTCGGTCGTCGGGGCGAAGAAGACCACGCTCGGGGAGTTCGTGCGGGTGCGGATGGGACGCGCCGTCGTCGACGAACTGGTCGCCCCGGTCGCGCGCGGCGTGCACTCGGCGCAACCGGACGAGCTCGAGCTCGACCGGGTCGCCCCGGGCGTGCGCATCGCCCTGCTGCGCGAGGGCTCGCTCGCCCGCGG carries:
- the hemE gene encoding uroporphyrinogen decarboxylase, whose translation is MCGGGQRSRRPWQDVPVPLPEQHPLVDGRTASAPLIRAYRGDRPERTPVWFMRQAGRSLPEYRELRVGTAMLDACLNPELASEITLQPVRRHDVDAAIFFSDIVVPVKLAGVGVEIVPGRGPVLENPIRTASDIMSLPPLDPESLAPIREAVARTVAELGSTPLIGFAGAPFTLASYLVEGGPSKDQLRARSLMYSDPHSWATLLNWCADLAGAFLRAQVDAGASAVQLFDSWVGALSARDYVRRVAPHSKRAFDALRGYDVPRVHFGVGGGELLAAMRDVGADTVGVDWRIPLDEANRRLGGTTPLQGNIDPALLTVPWPTLESHVRDVVDRGRDAPAHVVNLGHGVPPETDPDVLTRIVQLVHSL